Part of the Nicotiana sylvestris chromosome 2, ASM39365v2, whole genome shotgun sequence genome, GAACAAAGCATTACAGTCAGGGgatatatcaaagaagaaagaagtagagGCAATGATGGTGGCCCAAGGTCCAAAATCTcaactcacataccaaacacctccatccacataccaaccttcacctcccagatattctcaacccgctaccacctatcacacttataacacccagccagcTTATTACCATTCACCTTTAACCCGTCAAAACTATCAAAAACTCAGACCCAATTTCGATAATACACCCCTATTGCTGAACCTatcgaccaactatatgaaagatTGAAGTTTGCGGGATATGTTACCCCTATTCCTGTTGTTGCCATGGAAAATTCctcccagtgggtcaacccaaAAAAAACATGTGCATATCATTTcggcatgaaggggcatactATTGATGAATGCTACGCTATGAAATACAAGATTCAAACCCTGATTGATACCaaagtcatacaagcaaaggaagtcaCGCCAAATGTCCACAACAATCCCCTCCCAGATCATAGGGGTGAGGGAGcaaatgtgatagaaactgatgaagaatAGGATCTTGAAGGGTCGATTGGACTTATTCGGGAAGGTGATAACCCTAAACCTatagtcacactcactcctattgtggtacagataCAGCCACCAGTCGAAGTTGAAGTAGTCGCATCAGTCCCGTTTGAAATTGAAGTAATCGCACTTGCGACTACACctactccatttgaagtagaagtagtcacacctttcactgtgatGGTGGCACCCACACCACCTTTCAATTCCAATgccataccctgggattatgttgccgaaaCTAGGAGAAAAGGGAAAGTAAAGATGGAAGAGTCTGGTTctgcacaagggatgactagaactggaaaaatctatacacctgaaaatttgggaggaacaagcaaaGAAGTTGTTACCAAACAACCGATCATTGAAACTggtccagatgatctttggaggaaagtacaggcaagggAATACTCTAttgttgatcatttgaacaataTTCCCGCCAAGATATCCATCCTGTCgctgctgcaaaattctgaggcgcataggaatgctctgatgaaggtgttgaatgaagcttatgtgaCGAACAACATCACCAATGGAGAGATgaccaacatggtagggcaagtactggaaagccacaagatcacctttcacAAAGATGAACTACCACCTGAAGGATTAAGTCATAACAGGGCACTGCATATCACAGTACAGTATGAGGACAAATTCATCGCCAGAGTCTTAATGGAtggggggttcaagcctcaacatttgtccattgaccaCTCTGAAAAGTTTGGGtaaagatttccatgagatacgagcagggagtatgaatgtgaaggcatttgatgggtctcaaagagcCACGATTGGTGAAATCAACCTTTGTTTACAAATGGGCCCGACTTGGTTCAATGTTGAGTTTCAAGTATTAGACAGATCTACTACGTATAATCTTTTACTGGGACGACTTTGGATACATGTCGCTGGGGCTATGGCTTCTACGATACATCGGgccgtaaagtttgaatggaaccatcaggagatAATCAtccacggagatggaagtaatccTTTTTACACCAATCAAACTGTCCCGGTTGTCGAAAATAGAAGAAAGCTGGGTAGAGAAACTTATCACAGCATCGAGCGTGTCAATGCAATcgagaaagataaatggtggagcaacaaaatagaaagcatactgtcATGGTCAAGGTATGAACCCGATAAAGAGCTTAGGAAgaaactccagggcattaccaaactGATACAATTAAAACATTATGGCACAacttttgggctcggataccagtatacacgGAAAGAATATGATGATTGGTTGCCTCCATGGCATGGTCCCTATTACCCTCTCGATCAGCCAGTACCGCATCTGAGTCAAACCTTTCACTAGGCTGACACAGTATGGGGATCTGCAGAGGAGGAAGCTTTGGCTAGGCTAAGGAACTTGTTTCTAGAAGACGAGGATATAGATTGCAATGTGATAGTTGAGAAGGAGGAGGGAGAAGGCCTTACCATTCAGACcgtggagaagggagttgttctcaagaattggactacCGCACCATCCTGGGCCcgtcgagttcctgggtagcttggcaattagcatgacctatttttttaaaaagccaATTTAAGCATTTAAGATATTTCCAGTATTTTGTTTAAAGACGCttttgtttcgaaataattgctcgagtcatcgaaCCGTACCTATTTTGATGTTTTTCGAAATTTAATTACTACATtgttattttagtatttattattatcttttacatTTTTCCTCTACAATATTACTATTTCTTAcctagatgaaccaacgactatgacatgtaatgagacaacacaacataaAGATAGTGACTcggaagaagaggatgaaatacctgagaAAGTTATCATAGaatttgagaattttgagaacaaatctaagtccaacctagacgaacctgaggcaatcaatttgggagattctgaaaccATCAAAGAGACTCGCATAAGTATTCACCTAtcatcatcaaaaaagaaagaatacactCGTTTCCTGAAAGAATATAAGGATATATTCgtatggtcatatgatgacatgaccggcctGAGCACATCCATACTGGCTCATAAGttacctaccaatccaatgtgtccgccggtaaagcagaaacttagaaagttcaaaccagacatgagcctaaaaatcaaggaagaagtcactaagcagatcaaagccaaaatcctcagggtagttgagtacccaacctggttagacAACGTCATACCGGTTCCTaaaaaagatgggaaagtcagggtgtgtgttaactatcgggatttaaatagagcgagtcccaaagatgatttcccattgccaaatatacacattctgatcgacaattgcgccaagcatgaactccaatcctttgtagatcttcgtaggttatcatcagatttggatggacgaagaagacgcaTAGAAAAGATCTTTCATTACACCATAGGGGGGTGTACTACTACAAAataatgccattcggtctgaagaatgttgAGGCCACCTATATAAGGGCCATGacgaccatcttccatgatatgatacataaggaaatagaggtatatgttgacgacgtcatcatcaaatccaagaggggccacaaatcacatagcagacttgaggaagtttttTGGCAATCTAcggaggtacaatctaaaactgaaccccgcaaaatgtgcattcagggttcttgccgaaaaattgttgggattcaccgTCAACCTCCGAGGAATCGAGTTAGACACGTCAAAGGTTAAAGTTATCCAAGAGTTACCGCCAcagaagaacaagaaggatgtgattgAGCTTCCTGGGATGCCTCAATTACATTAGccacttcatagcacagtccacagtaatatgtgaacccctcttcaaaatgttgaggaaggaTGCTGAAACTAGTTGGACTGAAGATTGTcaaaggcttttgacaaaattaaggaATATATGTCTATGCCATCagtcctagtcccgccagaacctgagagacctttgctactctttTTGTCCGTACTAGATGGGGCTTTCggttgtgttttgggacaacatgacgagacaggaagaaaagagcaagccatatattacttgagtaagaagttcacaccttatgaagcacggtactctctactagaacgcacttgttgtgctttgacgtggacagctcagaaattgaggcattacttttgtgcctataacacatacctcatatcaaggatggatcctctgaagtacatctttcagaagcatATGCCcactgggaagttagccaagtggcaaatattgctgagtgaattcgatatcatctatgtaactcagaaggcagtcaaaggacaagcgtTGGCAGACCATTTTGCTGAAAATCCTGTAGGAAGAGAGTAAGAAccactaaaaacgtattttcctgacgaagaagtgtcattcgtaggagaggacattgctgaagctTACGACAGTTGGGGAATTTTTTTGACGGAGCTACAAACTTCAAAGGAATGGGAATTGGAGTGATTTTGATGTCAGAGATTGGTCAACATTATCCAGGTATCCGCAAAGCTTTGGTTCCCatgcactaacaacatggcagaatatgaggcttgcattatgGGGCTCAATTTGTCCATCGACATGCATATACAAGAGTTGTTGGTAATTGGTGATTCgcatcttctggtacatcaagttcaaggagaatgggcaaCGAAAGACACTAAGATACTACCATTTCTGTACTATGTGCAAGAACTAATGAAggggttcacaaagatagaattcaaacatgttccaagaATCCAAAACAAGTTCGCAGACGCACTGGctactttgtcatccatgatacaacatccagataattATTTCATCGATCTCATTCCAGTAAGGATTCATAGTCAGCTAGCTTATTGTGCTCACGTTGAAGAAGAAACGGACGGAAACccgtggttccacgacatcaaggaatacttggcgaaaGGAGACTACC contains:
- the LOC138885287 gene encoding uncharacterized protein; translated protein: MDPLKYIFQKHMPTGKLAKWQILLSEFDIIYVTQKAVKGQALADHFAENPVSAKLWFPCTNNMAEYEACIMGLNLSIDMHIQELLVIGDSHLLVHQVQGEWATKDTKILPFLYYVQELMKGFTKIEFKHVPRIQNKFADALATLSSMIQHPDNYFIDLIPVRIHSQLAYCAHVEEETDGNPWFHDIKEYLAKGDYPEQANHTQKCTLHRLSNHFFQSGGILYRRTPNLGLLRCVYAKEASKSFEEIHAKTCRSHMNDFVLAKKIVRAGYFWMTMETDCIWHVQKCHQCRIHANMIRVPPNELNATSAPWPFAAWRMDVVGPIEPTASNGRSFILVAID